One Mytilus trossulus isolate FHL-02 chromosome 5, PNRI_Mtr1.1.1.hap1, whole genome shotgun sequence DNA segment encodes these proteins:
- the LOC134718862 gene encoding uncharacterized protein LOC134718862: MTNINEMSNKSNLFNWIIDNIEEGAIDESIDLIDIKEKTAAEGTSVGNLIKQIYKNVKVKNARSKSNWCKMTKRYFGIKWKINTPVVLDISTFGTHIPIDFVLLSKTLSCITIGHFNKTIINGLKVLTEAQLKLDQTWTLMVMGKKIDPVSLGVDKTFNLPSCFEIIRQLRYCNGVEEVDESMQNKDFLKEHVSKLFDENSEQIRYRSKLCQKVLPFKKSHKASASCVHCKCLEKAVIVKNFQLEETTKKPLNENLNSTNATCIRSNTDQDVILSTEDNNDMSEILTKIFPECSDKMKLFLMSQKMAIERNPHGRRWNRDIVRLCLTLWCRSPKGYTELRNSQFVILPSEKLLQRFKNTVNQEAGINNDMLHWMANEAKLKNIPPEGYEGGLIIDEMSIQQDLQLKKINGKIELIGFTELSPESVVFDKLKSNKNERILASHALQLVFLGSTGFRFPFAHFPASTASGHELYLLVWQSVNRLMNFGFKIMFVSTDGAQTNRDLFKLLMPEFSSAKPVTCSFNNIYSNDKISFIMDVSHVIKKIRNNILKSGSESQCKRHMKFEGNFIEWNHFKRAYSWDISTHPFPVHHKLSQDHFYLTSEAKMRNHLAEDVLNADMYHLMKLYQQTLGESGSMLNATVKLLSNTSVLIANFRDNRAITDLSDDRLRQNHDVMDFFIKWEKSIQLDTTVKQKEMCMISHQTRQDIVSCILGFEEYCQYRLKNNNASVIPSRLNSDVIENVFCQQRTLHSGANTNPTYLGYCHAMNSVILGQTTVSRKSNTGGDTAQPPTQQNQVKSVLKEQSQTN, encoded by the coding sequence atgacaaatataaatgaaatgtcAAATAAGTCTAATTTGTTCAACTGGATAATTGATAACATTGAGGAAGGGGCTATAGATGAATCAATTGATTTAAtagatattaaagaaaaaactgCAGCTGAAGGGACATCAGTtggaaatttaataaaacaaatatataaaaatgtgaaGGTGAAAAATGCACGCAGCAAAAGTAACTGGTGCAAAATGACCAAACGTTACTTTGGTATAAAGTGGAAAATTAATACACCAGTTGTGCTAGATATAAGCACATTTGGAACACATATCCCCATTGATTTTGTCTTGTTATCAAAAACTTTAAGCTGTATAACTATAGGTCATTTTAACAAAACCATAATAAATGGATTGAAGGTGCTTACTGAAGCTCAGTTAAAATTGGACCAAACTTGGACTTTAATGGTTATGGGTAAAAAGATAGACCCTGTTAGCTTAGGGGTagacaaaacatttaatttaccatcatgttttgaaataataagacAGTTGCGTTATTGTAATGGTGTTGAGGAAGTTGATGAGTCAATGCAAAATAAAGACTTCTTAAAAGAGCATGTTTCAAAACTTTTTGATGAAAACTCAGAACAAATTAGATACAGGTCAAAATTATGTCAAAAGGTGCTCCCATTTAAAAAATCACACAAAGCATCAGCATCATGTGTGCATTGTAAATGTTTGGAAAAAGcagttattgttaaaaattttcaacttgaagAAACAACGAAAAAACCTTTGAATGAGAATTTAAATTCCACAAATGCAACTTGCATAAGATCAAATACAGATCAGGATGTAATACTATCTACAGAAGATAATAATGACATGTCAGAAATTCTAACAAAAATTTTCCCTGAATGTAgtgataaaatgaaattatttttaatgtcgcAGAAAATGGCAATTGAAAGAAACCCACATGGAAGGCGTTGGAACAGAGACATCGTTCGTCTGTGTCTAACATTATGGTGCAGAAGCCCTAAGGGGTATACAGAACTTAGAAATAGTCAGTTTGTCATCCTCCCTTCTGAGAAATTACtacaaagatttaaaaatactgTAAATCAAGAAGCTGGAATAAATAATGATATGCTTCATTGGATGGCAAATGAGGCCAAGCTAAAAAATATACCACCCGAGGGTTATGAAGGTGGGCTCATTATTGATGAAATGTCGATTCAGCAAGATCTacagttaaaaaagataaatggaAAAATAGAATTGATTGGATTTACTGAATTATCTCCAGAGTcagtagtttttgataaattgaaatCCAACAAGAACGAAAGAATTTTAGCGAGTCATGCACTTCAACTTGTATTCCTAGGGTCGACAGGTTTTCGGTTTCCTTTCGCACATTTTCCTGCAAGCACTGCATCTGGACATGAACTCTATTTATTAGTATGGCAATCTGTGAATAGGTTAATGAACTTTGGGTTTAAAATCATGTTTGTTAGCACTGATGGGGCACAGACTAATAGAGACCTCTTTAAGCTTTTAATGCCTGAATTTAGTTCTGCCAAACCAGTAACATGCTcctttaataatatttacagtAATGATAAGATAAGTTTCATCATGGATGTTTctcatgttattaaaaaaattaggaACAATATCTTAAAAAGTGGAAGTGAATCTCAATGTAAAAGACATATGAAGTTTGAAGGTAATTTTATTGAATGGAATCATTTCAAAAGGGCTTATTCATGGGATATTTCAACCCATCCCTTTCCAGTGCATCATAAATTGTCACAAGATCATTTTTATCTGACATCAGAGGCAAAAATGCGCAATCACTTAGCAGAAGATGTACTGAATGCTGATATGTATCATTTGATGAAGCTGTATCAACAAACTTTGGGAGAATCAGGCTCTATGTTAAATGCTACTGTCAAATTATTGTCAAATACAAGTGTTCTGATAGCAAATTTTAGGGATAATAGGGCTATAACTGACTTAAGTGATGACAGATTAAGACAGAACCATGATGTAATggattttttcattaaatgggaaaaaagtattcaattgGACACAACTGTCAAGCAAAAAGAAATGTGTATGATATCTCACCAAACCAGGCAGGACATAGTTTCATGTATTTTAGGATTTGAAGAATAttgtcagtataggttaaaaaacaacaatgcCTCTGTTATCCCCAGTAGACTAAATAGTGACGTTATTGAGAACGTATTTTGCCAACAGCGCACTTTACATAGTGGCGCCAACACAAATCCTACATACCTTGGTTACTGTCATGCAATGAACTCCGTCATCTTGGGCCAAACAACAGTGTCAAGAAAATCAAATACTGGTGGTGATACAGCACAACCTCCAACACAACAAAATCAAGTAAAG